The Glycine soja cultivar W05 chromosome 9, ASM419377v2, whole genome shotgun sequence sequence GTCAGCAGGACATGATGTGTGCATGTGTACCTCAAAAATCAGATCGATCAACTGCATTGAAGTGTTGTACAATTGCCTGGAGATACAGATGAAATGGCCAATAAGAGCTGTAGCcaagtcaaatattttttttaccacccTTAGAAGATTGCACAAATGGTTAGAAGGATCGGAAGAAATACTTGTTGACATGACAAAGGATCGTATATCCCACCTAATTAAGTGTTGACCATTTGTACCGGTGCTGATTAGCTTGTTCAGAATATTGAGGAGAATGGACCTCTAACATGTGTGTGATTGATTGCCTTTTTCCTCTGAATTTTATAGGTAAGGCAATACATTAGGTAGTGGCCATTGTTGCAAAATAAATCTCTGACCCTTTGTGCTGCCAAAATAACAGATGATTAAAGTAGACAGAAGCATCAGTACTAACTATCAGTCTCTATTATTGTTAAGGAGAGAAAACATGTCCTCTCCTCTTATCCCTCTTTCCCTAGAGAAGGAGAATCTCCAAAGTCCCATATTTCTATTCACCACACGAAAATAACCCACCTAACAtctatttctctttctctctctatatctCTATGTATATCAGACATAAAAGCAATTGGTACAGAGGATGGAAAAATAAAGATGGCAGTGTAACTACCATGTTCATATTTTCCTTAAAAGTCCTGatgagagggaaaaaaaaggGAGGAGAAGAGACGCATCCTTTTCTAAGGGGttggtttttctattttaaaccCCCATATGAAAGCCCTTGGTTGTTGGTACCACACTCACTTCCTTTGaatgaatgatgatgatgatgagggtTTTTGTGTTTTGGAAAAAATTAACAAGGGCATATATAAACGAAGTGTGACCCATGCGTTCCTACCTTGTGGGTCAACAGTGTACTCGATCATCAACTTAGTAATAATTATTGACTCCTTGTCACTTCAATTTTGAATCATTACACATGCACATATCAACTCTCTAATTCTAATTCTACCCCTCCTCTAGATCCTCCCAGAAAAAACATTATCAATTTTTCCAAACATCATCAGTACCACTTTTTTGATTCAATATCTACACCCAGTTGAGTCATCCTGGGGTCAACTTCAATGAACAACACAGAAAAAGCTCCAACATGTTCTTGCATAACCAACATGCACATGCTCTTAAAGAAGATGTTCCTTCTACCTtcccattttatttattattcttagaGAATTGAGCACTAAGAATACGATATACTACTACCCTTGATGTTGCTCTCACTTTGTCTCGTAAGCCCTAGGTAAGAGCTAGGTTCCACCATGCATTTTAGACATAATATTAAGCTGATCCCATATACATAGACACAAATCCATATAAGCACACATATATAGAAAGATATCTATGAATCTTCAATTCTTCATGTCATTCATTAATAATTCTCTCTCTACATTTTGCACTGGTGTAAATaagtgagtgaaaaaaaaaggaagatataTTCACCACATATGTAAACtttgaaagaaattaattaattttaggagAGCAATATTGGTGCCTGCTAATGGCATCGAAATATCACTTTCTTTCTGCAAGAAATTGAGCAGACCCATCAAACCTTATCATCATAACCTTTCACAATTACAATTGCATTGAATCAGAAACCCACCTCTCTCATCACCCCACCTGCCTGGACAATATGATGGATTTCGGCACACGTGTGTCTCGACAAATTGTTCATGCGCACACAACTGTCTCTTACCCTTTCCATTATCCCCACACGTGTGAAACAGTTCTccacctccccccccccccccgtccACACCATGAAACGACGACGTGCATAACCTTACACATACATACATAGGTTATTACTTGCAATTGAAACCTATAACATATAATATCATATACCATGTCCTTAATTAAATCATAACAAAATACATGTTTTGTAAAATTAGTAATTATAGTGTCTagctaattttaaaataaagatttcaTTCAcggttagaaaataaaaaaaaatattaaaaagtatgAGATCAGATAATTAATCAAGTTTGATTTAAAGATTAAATAGACTGTGATAATTAAACCACATGTAGGATATATATGATCTAAAATTGTACTGTTAatgtaaaataacaaaaaataaaaaaagaaagaaagaattagAAAATGGAAACAAGAAATTTCTCATATTTTATGGAATTTGTCCCCAAAGTCGCTCTATAGAAAGAGTCGCTGCCTGCAAATCCCTCGATTCTCTCGTAGCGCCatgccatcatcatcatcataatagAGTTGTTATTACTGGCTCATGATAATACTATGTACGAAAACATGAAACATGTTACTACTATTACAGATGAAGATCCAAACTCACATGGTCGCGTTGTTTCGAGTCATACACGTAGCGGTTTTGCGTCGTCATCGGCCCCGAGGCTCCGACAACAACCTGCGAGGAGGCTCTCACGTTCGCTATTTCCTCAGTCGCGAACAAAGGCGGCAACGTCGAAGAACGCTCGTGGCTGAAACTagggttattattattaatggtGGTGCCATTAGGAATTCGCCAAAATGCTAAGGGGCTTCCGTTAATAGGTTGTTGTTGGTGTTGGTGGTGGTGAGAAAACGACGTCGTTGTTGTTGTTCCGTAGAAGCgcgtgttgttgttgttgttgttccatGTTGGATAAGGcattgttggtggtggtggtgttggaATGGAAGAACCGTAGCGGTAGTTCATGAGATTGTAGACATGGTGCGCGTCGGAGAAGGTGCTGCCATGAACCATCGTGGACTGGAGGTGCGCACGTTTGGCGTGCTGGCGTTCGCGTTTGTGCGCGTTTTGGTGGCCGCCGAGGGCTTGGGAGGTGGGGAAGTTGCGGCAGCAGTAGTGGCACTCGAAGCGGCGGCTGCTCTCGCCATTCGTGTCGGTGGTGCCAGTACTGGTGGCAGTGGGGGTGTTTTCCTCCTTGTTGGAAGGATCGAGGTCCAATGAGTTGAGTTTGTTGTTATTGatgttggtgttggtgttggCTGCTGTTGTTATTTCGGCCGACTCAGAATCCTCGGCCGAGACAACAACaaaattgttattgttattgctgctgttgttgtttcCGCCGGCAAATtcgatgccaaagaggcgaatgCCTGACTTCTCTCTGACAAGAGGAGCCGGGCGGATGAAGGGGAGTTGGGAGAACGAGTCGACGTTCATGAAGTCGTGAGTTTCTCTCTcggaggttgttgttgttgatgatgtcTTGTCCATGAGAGGGACTAATGGGAGCTAGGGAGAGgtttgtgaattgtgatgtGAGGGTGTGTATATAGAGAAAGCTAGGGGAGTATAGTGTATgaaggtgtgtgtgtgtgtgagtgttGTGATGAGTATGGAGGGAGAAGAGGGGTGGTGTGGTGGGTCCTATAAACAGAGGGAGAGTGGGGACTGATCTATGGACAATTGGGTCTGATCCATCTCAGAGTGAAGCCTGACAAGGCCACAAAGTCTGAGAGTGGCTTCGCCTTCTCAAAGTACCACCTTCACTCCCT is a genomic window containing:
- the LOC114366929 gene encoding zinc finger protein 8-like, whose product is MDKTSSTTTTSERETHDFMNVDSFSQLPFIRPAPLVREKSGIRLFGIEFAGGNNNSSNNNNNFVVVSAEDSESAEITTAANTNTNINNNKLNSLDLDPSNKEENTPTATSTGTTDTNGESSRRFECHYCCRNFPTSQALGGHQNAHKRERQHAKRAHLQSTMVHGSTFSDAHHVYNLMNYRYGSSIPTPPPPTMPYPTWNNNNNNTRFYGTTTTTSFSHHHQHQQQPINGSPLAFWRIPNGTTINNNNPSFSHERSSTLPPLFATEEIANVRASSQVVVGASGPMTTQNRYVYDSKQRDHVSLDLHL